In a genomic window of Scyliorhinus torazame isolate Kashiwa2021f chromosome 5, sScyTor2.1, whole genome shotgun sequence:
- the LOC140422608 gene encoding uncharacterized protein, protein MDRRVHNGHARERPFTYSECGKGFITSSNLLTHQCIHTGERPFTCSDCGKRFTQRCSLLEHQQIHTGERLFTCSECREGFSASSQLLTHQRTHTGERPFSCSWCGKRFTCSSHLQTHQRIHTGERPFTCSQCGKGFAHSSNLLRHQRVHTGERPFKCPDCGKCYKSSEELTSHQLVHTDERPDCGTGFRQSSELTVHQRVHTGEKPFTCSECGKGFTTSSYLLTHQQFHTQCGKGFTQSSHLLTHQRTHTGEELSDALSEGRESVGHAPF, encoded by the exons atgGACAGACGGGTCCACAATGG TCACGccagagagaggccgttcacctactctgaatgtgggaaaggattcattacctcatccaacctgctgacacaccagtgcattcacactggggagaggccattcacctgctctgactgtgggaagagattcactcagagaTGTAGTCTTCTggaacaccagcaaattcacactggggagaggctgttcacctgcagtGAATGTCGGGAGGGATTCAGTGCCTCATcacaactgctgacacaccagcgcactcacactggggagagaccgttcagctgctcctggtgtgggaagagattcacttgttcatcccacctgcagacccaccagcgaattcacactggggagaggccattcacctgctctcaatgtgggaagggatttgctcattcgtccaatctgctgagacaccagcgagttcacactggggagagaccatttaaatgtccagactgtgggaagtgctataaaagttctgaggAACTGACGTCccatcaacttgttcacactgacgagagacccgactgtgggactgggttcaggcaatcatctgaactcactgtacaccagcgggttcacactggggagaagccattcacctgctctgagtgtgggaaaggatttacgacCTCATCCtacctgctcacacaccagcaaTTTCacactcagtgtgggaagggattcactcagtcatcccacctgctcacacaccagcgcactcacaccggggaAGAGCTGTCTGATGCtctgagtgaggggagagagtctgTTGGACATGCACCTTTCTGA